DNA from Actinomycetota bacterium:
CGTGGACCTGGTCGACGGCGTGAAGATCCACCACGGGGAGGATTGGGTCCTCGTGCTGCCCGACCCGGAGCAGCCCCTCGTCCACGTATGGGCGGAGTCGTCCACCATGTCGAAGGCGGCCGCGCTGGCTGGCACGCAGATCCGCGCCATCCGTAACGTGGTCGGGTAACCCGACCGAACGAGGAGCTGACGTGAGCGATCGATTCCCGACCGATGTCAGGTACACCCAGGAGCACGAGTGGGCGCGCGTGGAGGGCGACGTGGTGCGGGTCGGCATCACCCACTACGCCCAGGATGCGCTGGGAGACATCGTGTACATCGAGCTGCCGGAGGCGGGTGCGCGGGTCACGCGCGAGGGCCCGTTCGGCGAGATCCAGTCCCCCAAGGCGGTGTCCGACCTCTTCGCCCCGGTGACCGGGGAGATCGTCGAGAGGAACCCGGAGGTGGTCAACTCGCCGGAGCTGGCCAACGAGGATCCCTACGGGGAGGGCTGGCTCGTCACGATCCGCCCGGACGACGCCGGCGAGATCGACGGGCTGATGGACGCCTCCGCGTACGAGCAGCTCGTCCAGAGCCTCGCTGAG
Protein-coding regions in this window:
- the gcvH gene encoding glycine cleavage system protein GcvH, which produces MSDRFPTDVRYTQEHEWARVEGDVVRVGITHYAQDALGDIVYIELPEAGARVTREGPFGEIQSPKAVSDLFAPVTGEIVERNPEVVNSPELANEDPYGEGWLVTIRPDDAGEIDGLMDASAYEQLVQSLAEEP